Proteins encoded within one genomic window of Bacteroidota bacterium:
- a CDS encoding methyltransferase — MNRIVKKLLNRTWKPIVRHYLRKQRKYKYGTISVLIDPGVFHPGFFYSTKALLNFIAAQDLNRKKIIEAGCGCGILSIACAHAGAQQFAFDLSEKAMKCAENNFLLNNVEVRLFCSDLFEKIPAEKFDLILVNPPFYSADPATTEDRAWYAGKDLEFFRRFFRDAGDFISRTGKIIMVLSDDCDRDKIFHIASESGWKEELLKTEYHWGESVFIYELQLQDYLGKLR; from the coding sequence TTGAATCGTATCGTAAAGAAGTTGCTCAACCGGACCTGGAAGCCCATTGTTCGCCATTATCTTCGTAAGCAAAGAAAATATAAATACGGAACGATCAGCGTACTCATTGATCCCGGTGTTTTTCACCCGGGATTTTTTTATTCTACAAAAGCGTTGTTGAATTTTATTGCGGCACAGGATCTCAATCGAAAAAAAATAATAGAAGCGGGATGCGGATGCGGAATTCTCAGTATCGCGTGTGCACATGCGGGCGCGCAACAGTTTGCATTCGATCTTTCGGAAAAAGCAATGAAATGTGCGGAAAATAATTTTTTACTGAACAATGTTGAAGTCCGACTTTTCTGCTCCGATCTTTTTGAAAAAATTCCAGCAGAAAAATTCGATCTGATCCTGGTGAATCCTCCTTTTTATTCCGCCGATCCGGCAACAACAGAAGATCGTGCCTGGTATGCCGGAAAAGATCTCGAATTCTTCCGCAGATTTTTTCGCGACGCGGGGGATTTTATTTCAAGGACTGGGAAAATTATTATGGTGCTTTCTGATGATTGTGATCGTGATAAAATATTTCATATCGCTTCGGAATCGGGATGGAAAGAAGAATTGCTGAAGACTGAATACCATTGGGGAGAAAGCGTTTTTATTTATGAATTACAACTTCAGGATTATTTAGGTAAATTGCGTTGA